In Deltaproteobacteria bacterium, the sequence TCACGCCGCCACCCAGGTCGCGATCGATCACGCGGGCTATCCGGGCACGCGCGTGGTCGTGCGGCTGCCATCGACCGCGGCCCCGGACCCGACCGCGGGCGAGAGCTCGGGCGGCGACGCGACCTCGTCCGATCCCACCGACGGCGGCACCGGCCTCTCGGGCAGCGGCGACGACGGCCAGGCCGACGGCACCGGCAGCCCGGGCGACGGCGCCCCCGACGACGACGCGCTCCCCGATACCTTCGGCGAGCAGGACCTCGGCCCCGGCGGCTGCGCCTGTCAGCTGCGCGACGCGGGGACGCCGGGCCTCCCGGCGCTGGCGGGGCTGCTCCTGGTGGCGCGGCGGCGGCGGCGGCGGGCCTGAGGCCGAGCGGCCGGATCGCCGCGGGAGGCCCCGGCACCAACGCGCGATTTCATGGCATCCACCCCCGCGCGTTTCGGCGGGAGTGTGCTAGTGTCCGCTACGCGCGCCCCCAGACCGGTAGTCGACCTTGCGGAAAATTCGCTGTCATTATCCCTCCCCCGAAGCCTACACCGCAGCGCTCGAGCCGGGCGGTGAGCCCCAGTCGCTGCAGGCCTTCTCCACCGATGCGTTCGAGCCGGGTGAAGAGGTGTTGCTCGAGGTCTACTTCGCCGGCCTGCCCGGCAAGATGATGGTGCGCGCGATCGGCAAGGAGTGGCACTCGGCGCGGCCGCGCTTGCGCGTGCGCGCCGGCGGCGTGCTGCGCTGCACCGGCACCGAGTGGCGCAAGCTCGAGTTCCTGCGCGACGTCGGCTCGGGCGCCATCGATCTCACGGCGCGGCGTCGGCACGTGCGACTGCCGGTGATGGTCGAGGTCCGCTGGCGACGACAGAGCAGCACCGACTACGCGATCGCGGCGTTGTCCGAGATCAGCGAGGGCGGCGCGCTGCTGCTGACGCGCACGCCCCCGACCCAGGGCGAAGACATCATCGTCGAGATCACGCCGCCGGGCAGCGAGCGCGCGCTCGAGGTGCTGGCGGTGGTGCGCAACACCAGCAACCCCGACGGCGTCGGACTCGAGTTCCTCGCGCGCGACATGGGCGGCGTGCACCGCCTGCGCGAGGTCATTCGTCGTCTGGTCGAGCAGTAGCTCCGAGCGCGCGATCGCAGCGCGGGCGAGCGGTGACCTCGAGCTCGTCGCCGCGGAGCACCACGTGGGTCCGCCGATGCGCGGGCGCGCGAACGCGGTCGTCGTGGATGTCGCCGTGCTCGTCGGTCCAGTGCACGCGCAGGCGCCCCCCCTTCGCCGGCGCGCGCGCGCACTCGCCCGGCAACAACACCGCACCGCCGAGCTCGAACTCGACGGCGCGATCGGGCTCGGCGTCCACACACACGGTGGCTGGCGCGTCCGCGGCGCAGACGCGGCTGTCGTCGCGCTGCCAGCCCTGGGTGGGCGCGCAGGCCAGGCCGAGCCACGCCAGCGCGAGCGCGGCGGACCGGCGGGCCGGCCCGTGGCAGACTGAGCCGCGATGAAGCGACGGCGTCGCAACCACGGCGCGGCGGTGCCCGCTGCGAACCTCGCCGAGCGGCTGCTGACGCAGATCGTGCCCGGCGAGCGCCTGCGGTTGGTGCGGCTGTCGCTCGCGTGGGAGCAGGCACTGCCGACGCGATTGCTGCGGGTCACCGCCCCGGTCGCGATCGATGGCGAGACCTTGGTGGTGCACGTCGCCGACAACCAGTGGCTGCACGAGCTGACCTACCTGCGCGCCGACGTACTCGCGCGACTGCGGAACCACGAGGTCGCGCAGGGCATCACGCGGCTGCGGCTGCGGGTCGGCCCGGTGCCCCAGCTGCCCCGCAGCGAGCCGGTGCCCGAGCGCGAGCTGGCCCCGGTGCTCACGCTGCAGCCCGCCGCCGAGACGCTCGACGCCATCGCGGCGGTCGAGGACCTCTCGCTGCGCTCCGCGATCGCGACCGCGCGGCAATCGCTGACCCGCATCGGTCGTGGCTAGTCGCCGCGCGTCGCGTCCGTTCATCGAAGACATCCCTCTCGCAGCTCGTGCACGAGCTCGGTGACCGCCCGCGGCCCGCGTTGGGCGGCCTCGACCAGCGC encodes:
- a CDS encoding DUF721 domain-containing protein; translated protein: MKRRRRNHGAAVPAANLAERLLTQIVPGERLRLVRLSLAWEQALPTRLLRVTAPVAIDGETLVVHVADNQWLHELTYLRADVLARLRNHEVAQGITRLRLRVGPVPQLPRSEPVPERELAPVLTLQPAAETLDAIAAVEDLSLRSAIATARQSLTRIGRG
- a CDS encoding PilZ domain-containing protein; amino-acid sequence: MRKIRCHYPSPEAYTAALEPGGEPQSLQAFSTDAFEPGEEVLLEVYFAGLPGKMMVRAIGKEWHSARPRLRVRAGGVLRCTGTEWRKLEFLRDVGSGAIDLTARRRHVRLPVMVEVRWRRQSSTDYAIAALSEISEGGALLLTRTPPTQGEDIIVEITPPGSERALEVLAVVRNTSNPDGVGLEFLARDMGGVHRLREVIRRLVEQ